In one Cyprinus carpio isolate SPL01 chromosome B2, ASM1834038v1, whole genome shotgun sequence genomic region, the following are encoded:
- the LOC109055359 gene encoding ubiquitin carboxyl-terminal hydrolase 33 isoform X1 yields MSVASSNDCPHLECVGEITKEELIQKSHGQCQDCKVGGPNLWACLENGCSYVGCGESHADHSTVHSQETRHNLTVNLTTLRVWCYACTKEVFLERKLGPHAQLPSAAMPISPVQTPSPDPKAPGSPTSLRVPPAGTCDDLDMETEEEDELRTRGLTGLKNIGNTCYMNAALQALSNCPPLTQFFLDCGGLVKTDKKPALCKSYQKLITDLWHKNRNSYVVPTNLFQGIKAVNPMFRGYSQQDSQEFLRCLMDQLHEELKEPIPEPEDPNQAVAMDDGPDEDNHSQSDDFQSCESCGSSDRVDSEGPRVPEDINEAEMLISEQNQNNRDWQKEKNLINNLYRAGSHGDLDKDVDTTNESRPIISSQGSIKAQGRNSDSNPEIQLSSTIRPHSPNGNEGVTSRLSSSPPKSSMWPNLSSTHKKVPSFTPPKSKRQRKYRSIISEVFDGTIVSSVQCLTCDRIKDVNAALVSVTLENFQDISLPIPGKEDLAKLHSSSHQTALVKAGSCGEAYAPQGWIAFVMEYIKSWFWGPVVTLQDCLAAFFARDELKGDNMYSCEKCKKLRNGVKFCKVQSLPEILCIHLKRFRHELMFSTKISTHVSFPLEGLEMQPFLAKDCSAQTTTYDLLSVICHHGTASSGHYIAYCRNELNQLWYEFDDQSVTEVPESCVQNAEAYVLFYKKSNDETQKERRKVTSLLNMMEPSLLQFYISRQWLNKFKTFAEPGPISNHDFLCPHGGIPPNKASFVDDLVMMLPQNVWDHLYSRYGGGPAVNHLYVCHTCQNEIEKLEKRRKNELDMFVRLNKAFQEEESPVVIYCITMQWFREWEAFVKGKDIDPPGPIDNSKIAVNKNGHITLKPGADSGQISEETWNFLHSIHGGGPVVTVRPSVSHQEAETSQAEEKIEVETRSV; encoded by the exons AATGGCTGTTCATATGTTGGCTGTGGGGAATCACATGCAGACCACAGCACTGTCCACTCTCAG GAGACACGGCACAACCTGACGGTGAATCTGACCACTTTGAGAGTGTGGTGCTATGCTTGTACCAAGGAGGTTTTCCTGGAAAGAAAACTGGGTCCACATGCACAGTTGCCCAGCGCTGCCATGCCCATCTCCCCAGTACAGACCCCCAGCCCG GACCCCAAAGCTCCTGGGAGCCCCACCTCGCTGAGAGTTCCTCCAGCAGGAACCTGTGATGACCTGGATATGGAGACTGAAGAGGAGGATGAACTGAGGACCAGAG GTCTGACTGGACTGAAGAACATTGGCAATACCTGCTACATGAACGCAGCTCTCCAGGCGCTTTCCAACTG TCCTCCACTGACACAGTTTTTCCTGGACTGTGGTGGTCTGGTGAAGACCGACAAGAAGCCAGCGCTATGCAAGAGCTATCAGAAACTCATCACAGACCTTTGGCACAAAAACAG GAACTCCTACGTTGTTCCTACAAATCTATTCCAGGGCATTAAGGCTGTAAACCCAATGTTTCGTGGTTATTCCCAACAG GACTCCCAGGAGTTCCTGCGTTGTCTGATGGATCAACTCCACGAGGAGCTCAAGGAGCCCATTCCTGAACCCGAGGACCCAAACCAGGCTGTGGCCATGGATGACGGTCCCGACGAGGACAACCACAGCCAATCAGATGACTTCCAGTCCTGTGAGTCTTGCGGAAGCAGCGATCGTGTTGATAGCGAAGGCCCCAGAGTCCCAGAAGACATCAATGAAGCTGAGATGCTGATTTCAGAGCAGAACCAAAACAACCGAGACTGGCAGAAAGAGAAGAATCTCATCAACAACCTGTACCGTGCCGGTTCCCATGGCGACCTGGATAAAGACGTGGACACGACCAATGAGTCGAGGCCAATAATCAGCAGCCAAGGATCCATTAAAGCCCAGGGCCGAAATTCTG ACTCAAACCCTGAAATCCAGCTCAGCAGTACCATCAGACCACACAGTCCCAATGGAAATGAGGGTGTCACATCTAGATTGTCCAGCAGTCCCCCCAAATCCTCAATGTGGCCAAACCTGAGCTCTACTCACAAGAAAG TACCCTCGTTCACCCCACCAAAGAGCAAGCGGCAGAGGAAATATCGCAGCATCATCTCTGAAGTGTTCGACGGCACCATTGTCAGCTCAGTTCAGTGCCTGACCTGTGACAGG aTCAAAgatgtaaatgcagccttg GTTTCGGTGACTTTGGAGAACTTCCAGGACATCTCTCTGCCCATCCCAGGGAAAGAGGACCTTGCTAAGCTGCATTCTTCCTCCCACCAGACAGCTCTAGTCAAGGCTGGTTCGTGTGGAGAAGCCTACGCCCCTCAAGGCTGGATTGCTTTTGTCATGGAATATATCAAGAG TTGGTTCTGGGGGCCTGTGGTCACGCTGCAGGACTGTCTGGCTGCCTTTTTTGCAAGGGATGAACTAAAAg gagACAACATGTACAGCTGTGAGAAATGCAAGAA GTTACGGAATGGGGTCAAATTCTGCAAAGTTCAGAGTTTGCCAGAG ATTCTGTGCATTCATCTCAAGCGCTTCAGACATGAACTTATGTTCTCCACCAAAATCAGCACTCATGTATCCTTCCCTTTGGAGGGCCTCGAAATGCAGCCCTTCCTGGCCAAGGACTGCTCCGCCCAGACCACCACATATGACCTGCTGTCAGTCATCTGTCACCACGGCACTGCCAGCA GTGGCCACTATATTGCCTATTGTCGGAACGAGCTGAACCAGCTGTGGTACGAGTTTGATGACCAGAGTGTTACTGAGGTGCCTGAGTCCTGCGTTCAAAATGCTGAGGCATATGTGCTCTTTTACAA gaaGAGTAATGATGAGACTCAGAAGGAGAGGCGGAAGGTGACCAGTCTGCTCAACATGATGGAGCCAAGCCTCCTGCAGTTCTACATCTCCCGCCAGTGGCTGAACAAGTTCAAAACCTTCGCTGAGCCAGGACCCATCTCCAACCATGACTTCCTGTGTCCCCATGGAG GAATTCCACCAAATAAAGCCTCGTTTGTTGACGATCTTGTTATGATGCTTCCACAAAATGTATGGGACCATCTGTATAGCAG GTATGGAGGAGGCCCTGCTGTCAATCACTTGTATGTCTGCCACACCTGCCAGAATGAGATCGAGAAGCTGGAAAAACGCCGCAAGAATGAGCTGGACATGTTTGTTCGG CTCAATAAGGCGTTTCAGGAGGAGGAGTCTCCTGTGGTGATATACTGTATCACCATGCAGTGGTTCCGGGAATGGGAAGCCTTTGTCAAAGGCAAGGACATTG ACCCACCAGGACCAATTGATAACTCCAAGATTGCAGTAAATAAAAATGGACACATCACATTAAAACCAG GTGCCGATTCAGGTCAGATATCTGAAGAGACCTGGAACTTCCTCCATTCCATTCACGGAGGAGGGCCGGTGGTGACCGTGCGGCCCAGTGTCAGCCATCAGGAGGCCGAAACTTCCCAGGCAGAGGAGAAGATCGAAGTGGAGACGCGCTCGGTGTAG
- the LOC109055359 gene encoding ubiquitin carboxyl-terminal hydrolase 33 isoform X2 — protein sequence MSVASSNDCPHLECVGEITKEELIQKSHGQCQDCKVGGPNLWACLENGCSYVGCGESHADHSTVHSQETRHNLTVNLTTLRVWCYACTKEVFLERKLGPHAQLPSAAMPISPVQTPSPDPKAPGSPTSLRVPPAGTCDDLDMETEEEDELRTRGLTGLKNIGNTCYMNAALQALSNCPPLTQFFLDCGGLVKTDKKPALCKSYQKLITDLWHKNRNSYVVPTNLFQGIKAVNPMFRGYSQQDSQEFLRCLMDQLHEELKEPIPEPEDPNQAVAMDDGPDEDNHSQSDDFQSCESCGSSDRVDSEGPRVPEDINEAEMLISEQNQNNRDWQKEKNLINNLYRAGSHGDLDKDVDTTNESRPIISSQGSIKAQGRNSDSNPEIQLSSTIRPHSPNGNEGVTSRLSSSPPKSSMWPNLSSTHKKVPSFTPPKSKRQRKYRSIISEVFDGTIVSSVQCLTCDRVSVTLENFQDISLPIPGKEDLAKLHSSSHQTALVKAGSCGEAYAPQGWIAFVMEYIKSWFWGPVVTLQDCLAAFFARDELKGDNMYSCEKCKKLRNGVKFCKVQSLPEILCIHLKRFRHELMFSTKISTHVSFPLEGLEMQPFLAKDCSAQTTTYDLLSVICHHGTASSGHYIAYCRNELNQLWYEFDDQSVTEVPESCVQNAEAYVLFYKKSNDETQKERRKVTSLLNMMEPSLLQFYISRQWLNKFKTFAEPGPISNHDFLCPHGGIPPNKASFVDDLVMMLPQNVWDHLYSRYGGGPAVNHLYVCHTCQNEIEKLEKRRKNELDMFVRLNKAFQEEESPVVIYCITMQWFREWEAFVKGKDIDPPGPIDNSKIAVNKNGHITLKPGADSGQISEETWNFLHSIHGGGPVVTVRPSVSHQEAETSQAEEKIEVETRSV from the exons AATGGCTGTTCATATGTTGGCTGTGGGGAATCACATGCAGACCACAGCACTGTCCACTCTCAG GAGACACGGCACAACCTGACGGTGAATCTGACCACTTTGAGAGTGTGGTGCTATGCTTGTACCAAGGAGGTTTTCCTGGAAAGAAAACTGGGTCCACATGCACAGTTGCCCAGCGCTGCCATGCCCATCTCCCCAGTACAGACCCCCAGCCCG GACCCCAAAGCTCCTGGGAGCCCCACCTCGCTGAGAGTTCCTCCAGCAGGAACCTGTGATGACCTGGATATGGAGACTGAAGAGGAGGATGAACTGAGGACCAGAG GTCTGACTGGACTGAAGAACATTGGCAATACCTGCTACATGAACGCAGCTCTCCAGGCGCTTTCCAACTG TCCTCCACTGACACAGTTTTTCCTGGACTGTGGTGGTCTGGTGAAGACCGACAAGAAGCCAGCGCTATGCAAGAGCTATCAGAAACTCATCACAGACCTTTGGCACAAAAACAG GAACTCCTACGTTGTTCCTACAAATCTATTCCAGGGCATTAAGGCTGTAAACCCAATGTTTCGTGGTTATTCCCAACAG GACTCCCAGGAGTTCCTGCGTTGTCTGATGGATCAACTCCACGAGGAGCTCAAGGAGCCCATTCCTGAACCCGAGGACCCAAACCAGGCTGTGGCCATGGATGACGGTCCCGACGAGGACAACCACAGCCAATCAGATGACTTCCAGTCCTGTGAGTCTTGCGGAAGCAGCGATCGTGTTGATAGCGAAGGCCCCAGAGTCCCAGAAGACATCAATGAAGCTGAGATGCTGATTTCAGAGCAGAACCAAAACAACCGAGACTGGCAGAAAGAGAAGAATCTCATCAACAACCTGTACCGTGCCGGTTCCCATGGCGACCTGGATAAAGACGTGGACACGACCAATGAGTCGAGGCCAATAATCAGCAGCCAAGGATCCATTAAAGCCCAGGGCCGAAATTCTG ACTCAAACCCTGAAATCCAGCTCAGCAGTACCATCAGACCACACAGTCCCAATGGAAATGAGGGTGTCACATCTAGATTGTCCAGCAGTCCCCCCAAATCCTCAATGTGGCCAAACCTGAGCTCTACTCACAAGAAAG TACCCTCGTTCACCCCACCAAAGAGCAAGCGGCAGAGGAAATATCGCAGCATCATCTCTGAAGTGTTCGACGGCACCATTGTCAGCTCAGTTCAGTGCCTGACCTGTGACAGG GTTTCGGTGACTTTGGAGAACTTCCAGGACATCTCTCTGCCCATCCCAGGGAAAGAGGACCTTGCTAAGCTGCATTCTTCCTCCCACCAGACAGCTCTAGTCAAGGCTGGTTCGTGTGGAGAAGCCTACGCCCCTCAAGGCTGGATTGCTTTTGTCATGGAATATATCAAGAG TTGGTTCTGGGGGCCTGTGGTCACGCTGCAGGACTGTCTGGCTGCCTTTTTTGCAAGGGATGAACTAAAAg gagACAACATGTACAGCTGTGAGAAATGCAAGAA GTTACGGAATGGGGTCAAATTCTGCAAAGTTCAGAGTTTGCCAGAG ATTCTGTGCATTCATCTCAAGCGCTTCAGACATGAACTTATGTTCTCCACCAAAATCAGCACTCATGTATCCTTCCCTTTGGAGGGCCTCGAAATGCAGCCCTTCCTGGCCAAGGACTGCTCCGCCCAGACCACCACATATGACCTGCTGTCAGTCATCTGTCACCACGGCACTGCCAGCA GTGGCCACTATATTGCCTATTGTCGGAACGAGCTGAACCAGCTGTGGTACGAGTTTGATGACCAGAGTGTTACTGAGGTGCCTGAGTCCTGCGTTCAAAATGCTGAGGCATATGTGCTCTTTTACAA gaaGAGTAATGATGAGACTCAGAAGGAGAGGCGGAAGGTGACCAGTCTGCTCAACATGATGGAGCCAAGCCTCCTGCAGTTCTACATCTCCCGCCAGTGGCTGAACAAGTTCAAAACCTTCGCTGAGCCAGGACCCATCTCCAACCATGACTTCCTGTGTCCCCATGGAG GAATTCCACCAAATAAAGCCTCGTTTGTTGACGATCTTGTTATGATGCTTCCACAAAATGTATGGGACCATCTGTATAGCAG GTATGGAGGAGGCCCTGCTGTCAATCACTTGTATGTCTGCCACACCTGCCAGAATGAGATCGAGAAGCTGGAAAAACGCCGCAAGAATGAGCTGGACATGTTTGTTCGG CTCAATAAGGCGTTTCAGGAGGAGGAGTCTCCTGTGGTGATATACTGTATCACCATGCAGTGGTTCCGGGAATGGGAAGCCTTTGTCAAAGGCAAGGACATTG ACCCACCAGGACCAATTGATAACTCCAAGATTGCAGTAAATAAAAATGGACACATCACATTAAAACCAG GTGCCGATTCAGGTCAGATATCTGAAGAGACCTGGAACTTCCTCCATTCCATTCACGGAGGAGGGCCGGTGGTGACCGTGCGGCCCAGTGTCAGCCATCAGGAGGCCGAAACTTCCCAGGCAGAGGAGAAGATCGAAGTGGAGACGCGCTCGGTGTAG
- the LOC109055359 gene encoding ubiquitin carboxyl-terminal hydrolase 33 isoform X3 yields MLKGQCQDCKVGGPNLWACLENGCSYVGCGESHADHSTVHSQETRHNLTVNLTTLRVWCYACTKEVFLERKLGPHAQLPSAAMPISPVQTPSPDPKAPGSPTSLRVPPAGTCDDLDMETEEEDELRTRGLTGLKNIGNTCYMNAALQALSNCPPLTQFFLDCGGLVKTDKKPALCKSYQKLITDLWHKNRNSYVVPTNLFQGIKAVNPMFRGYSQQDSQEFLRCLMDQLHEELKEPIPEPEDPNQAVAMDDGPDEDNHSQSDDFQSCESCGSSDRVDSEGPRVPEDINEAEMLISEQNQNNRDWQKEKNLINNLYRAGSHGDLDKDVDTTNESRPIISSQGSIKAQGRNSDSNPEIQLSSTIRPHSPNGNEGVTSRLSSSPPKSSMWPNLSSTHKKVPSFTPPKSKRQRKYRSIISEVFDGTIVSSVQCLTCDRIKDVNAALVSVTLENFQDISLPIPGKEDLAKLHSSSHQTALVKAGSCGEAYAPQGWIAFVMEYIKSWFWGPVVTLQDCLAAFFARDELKGDNMYSCEKCKKLRNGVKFCKVQSLPEILCIHLKRFRHELMFSTKISTHVSFPLEGLEMQPFLAKDCSAQTTTYDLLSVICHHGTASSGHYIAYCRNELNQLWYEFDDQSVTEVPESCVQNAEAYVLFYKKSNDETQKERRKVTSLLNMMEPSLLQFYISRQWLNKFKTFAEPGPISNHDFLCPHGGIPPNKASFVDDLVMMLPQNVWDHLYSRYGGGPAVNHLYVCHTCQNEIEKLEKRRKNELDMFVRLNKAFQEEESPVVIYCITMQWFREWEAFVKGKDIDPPGPIDNSKIAVNKNGHITLKPGADSGQISEETWNFLHSIHGGGPVVTVRPSVSHQEAETSQAEEKIEVETRSV; encoded by the exons AATGGCTGTTCATATGTTGGCTGTGGGGAATCACATGCAGACCACAGCACTGTCCACTCTCAG GAGACACGGCACAACCTGACGGTGAATCTGACCACTTTGAGAGTGTGGTGCTATGCTTGTACCAAGGAGGTTTTCCTGGAAAGAAAACTGGGTCCACATGCACAGTTGCCCAGCGCTGCCATGCCCATCTCCCCAGTACAGACCCCCAGCCCG GACCCCAAAGCTCCTGGGAGCCCCACCTCGCTGAGAGTTCCTCCAGCAGGAACCTGTGATGACCTGGATATGGAGACTGAAGAGGAGGATGAACTGAGGACCAGAG GTCTGACTGGACTGAAGAACATTGGCAATACCTGCTACATGAACGCAGCTCTCCAGGCGCTTTCCAACTG TCCTCCACTGACACAGTTTTTCCTGGACTGTGGTGGTCTGGTGAAGACCGACAAGAAGCCAGCGCTATGCAAGAGCTATCAGAAACTCATCACAGACCTTTGGCACAAAAACAG GAACTCCTACGTTGTTCCTACAAATCTATTCCAGGGCATTAAGGCTGTAAACCCAATGTTTCGTGGTTATTCCCAACAG GACTCCCAGGAGTTCCTGCGTTGTCTGATGGATCAACTCCACGAGGAGCTCAAGGAGCCCATTCCTGAACCCGAGGACCCAAACCAGGCTGTGGCCATGGATGACGGTCCCGACGAGGACAACCACAGCCAATCAGATGACTTCCAGTCCTGTGAGTCTTGCGGAAGCAGCGATCGTGTTGATAGCGAAGGCCCCAGAGTCCCAGAAGACATCAATGAAGCTGAGATGCTGATTTCAGAGCAGAACCAAAACAACCGAGACTGGCAGAAAGAGAAGAATCTCATCAACAACCTGTACCGTGCCGGTTCCCATGGCGACCTGGATAAAGACGTGGACACGACCAATGAGTCGAGGCCAATAATCAGCAGCCAAGGATCCATTAAAGCCCAGGGCCGAAATTCTG ACTCAAACCCTGAAATCCAGCTCAGCAGTACCATCAGACCACACAGTCCCAATGGAAATGAGGGTGTCACATCTAGATTGTCCAGCAGTCCCCCCAAATCCTCAATGTGGCCAAACCTGAGCTCTACTCACAAGAAAG TACCCTCGTTCACCCCACCAAAGAGCAAGCGGCAGAGGAAATATCGCAGCATCATCTCTGAAGTGTTCGACGGCACCATTGTCAGCTCAGTTCAGTGCCTGACCTGTGACAGG aTCAAAgatgtaaatgcagccttg GTTTCGGTGACTTTGGAGAACTTCCAGGACATCTCTCTGCCCATCCCAGGGAAAGAGGACCTTGCTAAGCTGCATTCTTCCTCCCACCAGACAGCTCTAGTCAAGGCTGGTTCGTGTGGAGAAGCCTACGCCCCTCAAGGCTGGATTGCTTTTGTCATGGAATATATCAAGAG TTGGTTCTGGGGGCCTGTGGTCACGCTGCAGGACTGTCTGGCTGCCTTTTTTGCAAGGGATGAACTAAAAg gagACAACATGTACAGCTGTGAGAAATGCAAGAA GTTACGGAATGGGGTCAAATTCTGCAAAGTTCAGAGTTTGCCAGAG ATTCTGTGCATTCATCTCAAGCGCTTCAGACATGAACTTATGTTCTCCACCAAAATCAGCACTCATGTATCCTTCCCTTTGGAGGGCCTCGAAATGCAGCCCTTCCTGGCCAAGGACTGCTCCGCCCAGACCACCACATATGACCTGCTGTCAGTCATCTGTCACCACGGCACTGCCAGCA GTGGCCACTATATTGCCTATTGTCGGAACGAGCTGAACCAGCTGTGGTACGAGTTTGATGACCAGAGTGTTACTGAGGTGCCTGAGTCCTGCGTTCAAAATGCTGAGGCATATGTGCTCTTTTACAA gaaGAGTAATGATGAGACTCAGAAGGAGAGGCGGAAGGTGACCAGTCTGCTCAACATGATGGAGCCAAGCCTCCTGCAGTTCTACATCTCCCGCCAGTGGCTGAACAAGTTCAAAACCTTCGCTGAGCCAGGACCCATCTCCAACCATGACTTCCTGTGTCCCCATGGAG GAATTCCACCAAATAAAGCCTCGTTTGTTGACGATCTTGTTATGATGCTTCCACAAAATGTATGGGACCATCTGTATAGCAG GTATGGAGGAGGCCCTGCTGTCAATCACTTGTATGTCTGCCACACCTGCCAGAATGAGATCGAGAAGCTGGAAAAACGCCGCAAGAATGAGCTGGACATGTTTGTTCGG CTCAATAAGGCGTTTCAGGAGGAGGAGTCTCCTGTGGTGATATACTGTATCACCATGCAGTGGTTCCGGGAATGGGAAGCCTTTGTCAAAGGCAAGGACATTG ACCCACCAGGACCAATTGATAACTCCAAGATTGCAGTAAATAAAAATGGACACATCACATTAAAACCAG GTGCCGATTCAGGTCAGATATCTGAAGAGACCTGGAACTTCCTCCATTCCATTCACGGAGGAGGGCCGGTGGTGACCGTGCGGCCCAGTGTCAGCCATCAGGAGGCCGAAACTTCCCAGGCAGAGGAGAAGATCGAAGTGGAGACGCGCTCGGTGTAG